The following are encoded in a window of Microbacterium sp. LWO13-1.2 genomic DNA:
- a CDS encoding MraY family glycosyltransferase translates to MKQYLFTIILTAAITFALTWAVWRLSLRFKLYPGIRERDVHTTPTPRLGGVAIFLGIAAAIGFSAANPFFDTMWVRPQTMWAILGASLLIAVIGVIDDLWDLDWMIKLGAQFLAAGVITVGGGLQILSLPFGDIIVFSSWFSITMTMFAIVIVMNAVNFIDGLDGLVAGVCLISNGVFFAYSYILTRDTGASSYFNLASFLAAVLIGACLGFLPFNWSPAKLFMGDSGALVLGLLMATSAIALTGQLDPSALDPEQLGRSQLLGAFIPILLPVLVVLLPLLDFGLAVLRRMSAGRSPFSPDRKHLHHRMLDLGHRDRDAVLIFYAWAAVISLAVLLMYVGAREDWPGQYLPGVAFGVVGIGACLVITLIPSRRAMPTASAEPDPSPLES, encoded by the coding sequence GTGAAGCAGTACCTCTTCACGATCATTCTGACCGCAGCGATCACATTCGCGCTGACCTGGGCGGTCTGGCGGCTGAGCCTGCGCTTCAAGCTGTACCCCGGGATCCGAGAGCGTGACGTGCACACCACGCCGACACCCCGACTCGGCGGTGTCGCGATCTTCCTCGGCATCGCCGCGGCGATCGGATTCTCCGCGGCGAATCCGTTCTTCGACACCATGTGGGTCCGCCCGCAGACCATGTGGGCGATCCTCGGCGCCTCCCTGCTGATCGCTGTGATCGGCGTGATCGACGATCTCTGGGATCTGGACTGGATGATCAAGCTGGGCGCGCAGTTCCTCGCGGCCGGCGTCATCACCGTCGGCGGTGGACTGCAGATCCTCTCGTTGCCGTTCGGCGACATCATCGTCTTCTCCAGCTGGTTCAGCATCACGATGACGATGTTCGCCATCGTCATCGTGATGAATGCGGTGAACTTCATCGACGGTCTCGACGGCCTCGTCGCCGGAGTCTGCCTGATTTCGAACGGCGTGTTCTTCGCCTACTCCTACATCCTCACCAGAGACACCGGAGCCTCCAGTTACTTCAACCTGGCATCCTTCCTCGCTGCTGTCCTGATCGGTGCCTGCCTCGGGTTCCTGCCGTTCAACTGGAGCCCGGCCAAGCTCTTCATGGGCGACTCCGGCGCGCTGGTGCTGGGTCTGCTGATGGCGACGTCCGCCATCGCGCTCACCGGCCAGTTGGATCCCTCTGCCCTCGACCCGGAGCAGCTGGGGCGTTCGCAGCTGCTCGGCGCGTTCATTCCGATTCTGCTGCCGGTGCTCGTCGTCCTGCTTCCGCTGCTCGACTTCGGGCTCGCGGTGCTCCGCAGGATGAGCGCCGGAAGGTCCCCGTTCTCTCCCGATCGCAAGCACCTGCATCACCGGATGCTCGATCTGGGGCATCGCGATCGCGACGCCGTGCTCATCTTCTACGCGTGGGCGGCGGTGATCTCACTGGCGGTGCTGCTGATGTACGTCGGCGCGCGTGAGGACTGGCCAGGGCAGTATCTGCCCGGTGTCGCCTTCGGCGTCGTGGGCATCGGTGCCTGCCTCGTGATCACCCTGATCCCCTCACGCCGCGCGATGCCAACCGCATCCGCCGAGCCCGACCCGTCACCCCTGGAGTCCTGA
- a CDS encoding F0F1 ATP synthase subunit delta — protein MGSATTQALAASTQALAAASGVTLDTARELFAAARAVGESSHLSGALADPAAPVAARQNVVAAVFGGYSANTRDVLKVAVAERWSNADQLIDGIEELAIRAAAIADANADIEGDLFAFTRVIAANAELELALGGRLGGEDAKGALVDRLLANGASAPAALIVASLVRQPRGRRVRQLLSRAMNIVSSQRGRVVATVHSAKALTAAQQTRLSDALSRRYDGRVSLNVVIDPTVVGGLRVQIADDVIDGSIAARLADLRQKLAG, from the coding sequence ATGGGCAGCGCGACCACTCAGGCACTCGCGGCATCCACTCAGGCGCTTGCCGCAGCGTCCGGCGTCACGCTCGACACCGCGCGGGAGCTCTTCGCCGCCGCACGTGCCGTGGGCGAGTCGTCCCACCTGAGCGGCGCGCTCGCCGACCCCGCGGCTCCGGTCGCGGCGCGACAGAACGTCGTCGCAGCGGTGTTCGGCGGGTACTCGGCGAACACGAGGGACGTCCTCAAGGTCGCCGTTGCTGAGCGCTGGTCGAACGCCGACCAGCTCATCGACGGCATCGAGGAGCTCGCAATCCGGGCAGCGGCGATCGCCGACGCGAACGCGGACATCGAGGGCGACCTGTTCGCCTTCACCCGTGTGATCGCGGCGAACGCCGAGCTCGAGCTCGCGCTCGGCGGACGGCTCGGGGGAGAGGACGCCAAGGGCGCTCTCGTCGATCGACTGCTCGCGAACGGCGCCAGCGCCCCCGCGGCACTGATCGTCGCCTCGCTGGTCCGCCAGCCCCGTGGACGCCGCGTGCGCCAGCTGCTGAGCCGGGCGATGAACATCGTCTCCAGCCAGCGCGGCCGCGTTGTGGCCACGGTGCACAGTGCGAAAGCGCTCACCGCAGCCCAGCAGACCCGTCTGAGTGACGCTCTCTCGCGTCGCTACGACGGCCGGGTGTCGCTCAACGTCGTCATCGACCCGACCGTCGTCGGAGGCCTGCGTGTGCAGATCGCCGATGACGTCATCGACGGCAGCATCGCCGCACGTCTCGCCGATCTTCGCCAGAAGCTCGCGGGCTAA
- the prmC gene encoding peptide chain release factor N(5)-glutamine methyltransferase has translation MPESSLAALVRAAAQRLADAGVPDPLIDTELLAAHVLQLRRGEVQAAIIRGDGVSEEAAAALDDLVSRRARREPLQHLTGTAPFRHLELAVGPGVFVPRPETEIVVQYAIDALLNAADPEPIGIDLGTGSGAIALAMATEVPHARIFAAEISADAHAWAQRNTAGIANLTLVHADLADAFTELEGTAVVVISNPPYVPDAAVPRDPEVRLFDPALALYGGADGLDIVRVLSIRARQLLMPGGLLVIEHGELQGEAIRDILTTDGWRAAATHRDLTQRDRATTALRA, from the coding sequence ATGCCCGAATCCTCTCTCGCTGCGCTCGTGCGAGCCGCCGCGCAGCGCCTCGCCGACGCGGGCGTTCCGGATCCTCTGATCGACACGGAACTGCTGGCCGCGCACGTCCTCCAGCTGCGCCGGGGTGAAGTGCAGGCGGCGATCATCCGCGGCGACGGGGTGAGCGAGGAGGCCGCGGCGGCGCTCGATGACCTCGTGTCCCGGCGCGCACGGCGCGAGCCGCTGCAGCATCTCACCGGGACGGCGCCGTTCCGTCATCTGGAACTCGCCGTCGGGCCGGGAGTGTTCGTGCCGCGGCCCGAGACCGAGATCGTCGTCCAGTACGCCATCGACGCGCTGTTGAACGCCGCGGATCCGGAACCTATCGGCATCGATCTCGGCACCGGCAGCGGGGCGATCGCGCTGGCGATGGCCACCGAGGTGCCGCACGCCAGGATCTTCGCCGCCGAGATCTCCGCAGACGCTCACGCCTGGGCCCAGCGCAACACCGCGGGAATCGCCAATCTGACGCTGGTGCACGCGGACCTCGCAGATGCGTTCACAGAGCTCGAGGGAACGGCGGTGGTCGTGATCTCGAACCCTCCGTATGTTCCGGATGCCGCCGTGCCGCGCGATCCCGAAGTCCGTCTGTTCGATCCCGCTCTGGCCCTGTACGGCGGGGCGGACGGGCTGGACATCGTCCGAGTGCTCAGCATCCGCGCCCGGCAGCTCCTCATGCCCGGCGGGCTCCTCGTGATCGAGCACGGCGAGCTGCAGGGCGAGGCCATCCGAGACATCCTCACCACCGACGGGTGGCGCGCCGCAGCGACGCATCGCGACCTCACACAGCGCGACCGTGCGACGACCGCCCTGCGGGCCTGA
- the epsC gene encoding serine O-acetyltransferase EpsC: MSAISRMREDLAAAKRDPAARSSLEIALLYPGLHATWAYRAWHWLWTHRARFVARLGSQATRWLTGIEIHPGAQIGRRFFIDHGMGVVIGETAEIGDDVMLYHGVTLGGRTRDSGKRHPTLGDGVAVGAGAKILGPITIGAGSVVGANAVVTKDAPADSILVGVPAKPRQRVVGEDTRAVLTAPDFSDYSI, encoded by the coding sequence ATGAGCGCCATCTCGCGAATGCGCGAGGATCTCGCAGCGGCCAAGCGAGATCCCGCTGCTCGCTCGAGCCTGGAGATCGCTCTGCTCTATCCCGGGCTCCACGCGACCTGGGCGTACCGTGCCTGGCACTGGCTCTGGACGCACCGGGCGCGCTTCGTCGCCCGACTGGGGTCCCAGGCCACCCGCTGGCTGACCGGCATCGAGATCCACCCCGGCGCGCAGATCGGTCGGCGGTTCTTCATCGATCACGGCATGGGCGTGGTGATCGGAGAGACGGCCGAGATCGGCGATGACGTGATGCTGTATCACGGGGTCACCCTCGGCGGTCGCACCCGAGACTCCGGCAAACGGCACCCGACGCTCGGTGACGGCGTGGCCGTCGGCGCCGGCGCGAAGATCCTCGGCCCCATCACGATCGGCGCCGGCTCCGTCGTCGGCGCGAACGCCGTCGTGACGAAGGATGCACCGGCGGACAGCATCCTGGTCGGTGTGCCGGCCAAGCCGCGCCAGCGAGTCGTCGGCGAGGACACCCGAGCTGTGCTCACCGCCCCCGATTTCTCGGACTACTCGATCTGA
- a CDS encoding F0F1 ATP synthase subunit B, whose product MLNALVTSAAEEAAHNPLIPEWYDIIWSGVCFVIILGVVWKVALPKMYALLDARSAAIEGNIAKADEAQKQAEAALEEYTRQLAEARTEAGEIREAAREDGKKIVTEAKDAASSEAARITATAHTQIEAERQAALVSLRSEVGTLAIDLAGGVVGETLSDDARATAVVDRFLADLEASEKAAQ is encoded by the coding sequence ATGCTGAACGCTCTTGTCACATCCGCAGCGGAAGAGGCGGCTCACAACCCGCTAATTCCCGAGTGGTACGACATCATCTGGTCGGGCGTCTGCTTCGTCATCATCCTGGGCGTGGTGTGGAAGGTCGCACTGCCCAAGATGTACGCGCTGCTCGACGCGCGGTCCGCCGCTATCGAGGGCAACATCGCCAAGGCCGACGAGGCGCAGAAGCAGGCGGAGGCGGCACTCGAGGAGTACACGCGTCAGCTTGCTGAGGCGCGCACCGAGGCCGGTGAGATCCGCGAAGCCGCCCGTGAGGACGGCAAGAAGATCGTCACCGAGGCGAAGGATGCGGCGTCGAGCGAAGCCGCTCGCATCACCGCGACCGCACACACGCAGATCGAGGCAGAGCGCCAGGCCGCTCTCGTCTCGCTCCGCTCCGAGGTGGGTACGCTCGCGATCGACCTCGCCGGTGGCGTGGTCGGAGAGACCCTCTCCGACGACGCACGTGCAACGGCCGTCGTCGACCGCTTCCTCGCCGACCTCGAAGCATCCGAGAAGGCGGCTCAGTAA
- the cysK gene encoding cysteine synthase A, giving the protein MPGIHADITTAFGNTPLVRLNRVTEGLGATVLAKLEFFNPGSSVKDRLGIAIINAAEEAGTLAPGGTIIEATSGNTGIALSLVGAARGYTVILTMPSSMSKERRVLLKAFGAQLVLTDPTLGMKGAIAEAERIAAETPGAILARQFENQANAEIHRRTTAEEIWRDTDGDVDIFVAGIGTGGTITGVGQVLKQRNPDLKVIAVEPTASPLLSQGTPGPAKIQGIGPNFVPPILDTTVYDEVVTVEFEDAISTARALAAKEGLLVGISSGAAAWAALAVAARPENAGKKIVVIIPDTGERYLSTALFEDIRED; this is encoded by the coding sequence ATGCCCGGCATCCACGCAGACATCACCACCGCGTTCGGAAACACTCCCCTGGTCCGTCTGAATCGGGTCACCGAGGGCCTGGGTGCGACGGTGCTCGCGAAACTCGAGTTCTTCAACCCGGGTTCCAGCGTCAAGGACCGTCTCGGCATCGCGATCATCAACGCGGCTGAAGAGGCAGGCACGCTCGCGCCCGGCGGGACGATCATCGAAGCCACCAGCGGCAACACCGGCATCGCGCTCTCGCTCGTCGGCGCAGCGCGCGGCTACACGGTGATCCTCACGATGCCCTCGTCGATGTCGAAGGAGCGCCGTGTGCTGCTCAAGGCGTTCGGCGCGCAGCTCGTCCTCACCGACCCGACGCTCGGAATGAAGGGCGCCATCGCCGAGGCCGAGCGCATCGCCGCCGAGACCCCTGGCGCGATCCTCGCCCGTCAGTTCGAGAATCAGGCCAACGCTGAGATCCACCGTCGCACCACAGCTGAGGAGATCTGGCGCGACACCGACGGCGACGTCGACATCTTCGTGGCCGGAATCGGCACCGGCGGGACCATCACCGGCGTCGGCCAGGTGCTCAAGCAGCGCAACCCCGACCTCAAGGTGATCGCCGTCGAGCCCACCGCGTCGCCGCTGCTCTCGCAGGGCACGCCCGGCCCTGCCAAGATCCAGGGCATCGGCCCGAACTTCGTTCCCCCGATCCTCGACACGACCGTGTACGACGAAGTGGTCACCGTCGAGTTCGAGGACGCGATCTCGACCGCTCGTGCCCTCGCGGCGAAGGAAGGCCTGCTGGTCGGCATCTCCAGCGGTGCGGCCGCATGGGCCGCACTCGCCGTCGCCGCACGCCCGGAGAACGCCGGAAAGAAGATCGTCGTGATCATCCCCGACACGGGCGAGCGCTACCTGTCGACCGCGCTGTTCGAGGACATCCGCGAGGACTGA
- the atpB gene encoding F0F1 ATP synthase subunit A, which translates to MMPRLASDDGEFHGPSIDEFFPDAVFQIGDLVIHRIHLIQFLATAIVVVLLVLGTRRMRVVPGRFQSVVEMGLDFVRVNIAEDLLGRKDGRRFLPILTTLFFMILFMNLTGIIPFLNIAGTSIIAVPLLLAAVSYVTFIYAGIKKSPKNFFKNSLFPSGVPPFLYIIVTPLEIISTFIIRPVTLTLRLLMNMIVGHLMLVLFFSATQFFVFTLGNGWIAVGAGTLAFGFAFTLFEVLVAFLQAYVFTILTAVYIQLAVAEEH; encoded by the coding sequence ATGATGCCCCGACTTGCCTCCGACGACGGCGAGTTCCACGGACCGTCGATCGATGAGTTCTTCCCAGATGCCGTCTTCCAGATCGGCGACCTGGTCATCCATCGCATCCACCTGATCCAATTCCTGGCGACGGCGATCGTGGTAGTCCTCCTCGTGCTGGGCACCCGGAGGATGCGAGTCGTCCCCGGCCGCTTCCAGAGCGTCGTCGAGATGGGTCTCGACTTCGTCCGCGTGAACATCGCAGAAGACTTGCTCGGACGCAAGGACGGCCGTCGGTTCCTGCCGATCCTCACAACGCTGTTCTTCATGATCCTGTTTATGAACCTCACGGGCATCATCCCGTTCCTGAACATCGCCGGAACCAGCATCATCGCCGTTCCGCTGCTGCTCGCGGCCGTGAGCTACGTGACGTTCATCTATGCGGGCATTAAGAAGAGCCCGAAGAACTTCTTCAAGAACTCGCTCTTCCCCTCCGGCGTGCCGCCGTTCCTCTACATCATCGTCACCCCGCTCGAGATCATCTCGACGTTCATCATCCGGCCGGTGACGCTGACGCTTCGACTCCTGATGAACATGATCGTCGGCCACCTCATGCTGGTGCTGTTCTTCTCGGCGACGCAGTTCTTCGTGTTCACACTTGGCAACGGCTGGATTGCCGTCGGCGCCGGGACTCTCGCCTTCGGCTTCGCCTTCACCCTGTTCGAGGTCCTGGTGGCCTTCCTGCAGGCTTACGTCTTCACCATCCTCACCGCGGTCTACATCCAGCTCGCGGTCGCAGAAGAGCACTGA
- the prfA gene encoding peptide chain release factor 1, with translation MFESVQTLIDEHRRVQEELSDPAVHADAARAKRVNRRYAELSRIVAAYDAWVAATDDLDAAREFAKEDEAFAEEVPSLEAGLQAAHERLRRLLIPRDPDDARDVIMEIKAGEGGAESALFAADLLRMYIQYAASKGWKTELLERNESDLGGYKDVQIAIKGSSTDPAQGVWAHLKYEGGVHRVQRVPATESQGRIHTSTTGVLVFPEVDEPDEIEINQNDLKIDVFRSSGPGGQSVNTTDSAVRITHLPTGIVVSMQNEKSQLQNREAGMRVLRARLLARQQEELDAVASDARKSQIRTMDRSERIRTYNFPENRIADHRTGFKAYNLDQVMDGALEPIIESAIQADEEARLAAVGS, from the coding sequence GTGTTCGAGTCCGTCCAGACTCTCATCGACGAGCATCGCCGGGTCCAGGAGGAGCTCTCCGACCCGGCGGTGCACGCCGACGCTGCGCGAGCCAAGCGGGTCAACCGCCGCTACGCGGAGCTGAGCCGGATCGTCGCGGCCTACGACGCGTGGGTGGCGGCGACGGATGATCTGGATGCTGCGCGCGAGTTCGCCAAGGAAGACGAGGCGTTCGCCGAGGAGGTGCCGTCTCTCGAGGCGGGTCTCCAGGCCGCGCACGAGCGGCTGCGGCGACTGCTCATCCCGCGCGACCCTGATGACGCGCGCGACGTGATCATGGAGATCAAGGCGGGGGAGGGCGGCGCCGAATCGGCACTGTTCGCCGCCGATCTGCTCCGGATGTACATCCAGTACGCGGCATCCAAGGGCTGGAAGACCGAGCTGCTCGAGCGGAACGAATCCGACCTCGGCGGCTACAAGGACGTCCAGATCGCGATCAAGGGATCATCGACCGATCCGGCGCAGGGGGTCTGGGCGCACCTCAAGTACGAGGGCGGCGTGCACCGTGTGCAGCGGGTGCCCGCCACCGAGTCGCAGGGACGCATCCACACCTCGACCACCGGAGTGCTGGTCTTCCCCGAGGTCGACGAGCCCGACGAGATCGAGATCAACCAGAACGATCTCAAGATCGACGTGTTCCGCTCCTCCGGACCGGGCGGCCAGTCCGTGAACACCACGGACTCGGCGGTGCGCATCACGCACCTACCGACCGGCATCGTCGTATCGATGCAGAACGAGAAGTCGCAGCTGCAGAACCGAGAGGCCGGCATGCGCGTACTGCGCGCCCGCTTGCTGGCTCGGCAGCAGGAGGAGCTGGATGCAGTGGCATCCGACGCGCGCAAGTCGCAGATCCGCACGATGGACCGCTCCGAGCGCATCCGGACGTACAACTTCCCGGAGAACCGCATCGCCGATCACCGCACCGGATTCAAGGCCTACAACCTCGACCAGGTGATGGACGGTGCACTGGAGCCGATCATCGAGAGCGCGATCCAGGCCGACGAAGAGGCTCGCCTCGCCGCCGTCGGCTCCTGA
- a CDS encoding L-threonylcarbamoyladenylate synthase has protein sequence MSSIFDCTDAAQLLTGMRHARQAIGRGELIVMPTDTVYGVAADAFSPAAVQRLLDAKGRGRDAPPPVLIGTKETLNALVEEVPEAVQKLVDAFWPGGLTIVLPAQPSLVWDLGETLGTVAVRMPEGRVALELLAETGPMAVSSANLTGKDAAISAYDAERMLGDSVAVYLADGLSKNGIASTIVDATSLVRRGADDETGQVRILRDGVVTRDQLSEVLGDLLEPIASSDEDS, from the coding sequence ATGTCTTCCATCTTCGACTGCACCGACGCGGCGCAACTGCTCACCGGCATGCGCCATGCGCGCCAGGCGATCGGTCGCGGCGAACTCATCGTGATGCCCACCGACACCGTCTACGGCGTGGCCGCTGACGCGTTCTCCCCGGCGGCCGTGCAACGGCTGCTCGACGCGAAGGGTCGCGGCCGTGATGCGCCGCCACCGGTGCTGATCGGCACGAAGGAGACGCTGAACGCCCTGGTCGAAGAAGTCCCTGAGGCGGTCCAGAAGCTGGTCGATGCGTTCTGGCCCGGAGGCCTGACGATCGTGCTGCCCGCGCAGCCTTCGCTGGTCTGGGACCTCGGTGAGACGCTGGGCACGGTCGCCGTGCGCATGCCAGAGGGGCGCGTCGCCTTGGAGCTGCTCGCCGAGACCGGCCCGATGGCTGTCTCCAGCGCGAACCTCACCGGCAAGGACGCAGCGATCTCGGCGTACGACGCCGAGCGGATGCTGGGCGACAGCGTCGCCGTGTACCTCGCCGACGGCCTGAGCAAGAACGGCATCGCTTCGACCATCGTCGATGCGACCTCCCTCGTGCGACGCGGCGCGGATGACGAGACGGGCCAGGTGCGGATCCTCCGCGACGGCGTGGTCACCCGCGATCAGCTGAGCGAGGTGCTCGGCGACCTGCTGGAGCCGATCGCATCCTCGGACGAGGATTCGTGA
- the atpE gene encoding ATP synthase F0 subunit C: MDATTVLAEISGNIATVGYGLAAIGPAIGVGIVVGKTIEGVARQPELAGRLQVLMWIGIAFTEALAFIGIATYFIFTN; encoded by the coding sequence GTGGACGCAACTACGGTTCTCGCTGAAATCTCCGGCAACATCGCGACTGTCGGCTACGGCCTCGCAGCCATTGGCCCCGCCATCGGCGTGGGCATCGTCGTCGGCAAGACGATCGAGGGTGTTGCCCGTCAGCCCGAGCTCGCCGGTCGCCTGCAGGTCCTGATGTGGATCGGTATCGCCTTCACCGAGGCGCTCGCCTTCATCGGCATCGCGACGTACTTCATCTTCACCAACTGA
- the atpA gene encoding F0F1 ATP synthase subunit alpha, which produces MAELSISPDVIRDALKDFAAAYVPSGAAATEVGTVIDAADGIAHVEGLPGVMANELVTFGDGTKGLALSLDEHQIGVVVLGDFKGVEAGQKVTRTGEVLSVPVGDGYLGRVVDPLGNPIDGLGSIETEGIRALELQAPGVMQRKSVHEPMQTGIKAIDAMIPVGRGQRQLIIGDRQTGKTAIAIDTIINQKDNWESGDVNKQVRCIYVAIGQKGSTIASVKGALEEAGALEYTTIVAAPASDPAGFKYLAPYTGSAIGQHWMYGGKHVLIIFDDLSKQAEAYRAVSLLLRRPPGREAYPGDVFYLHSRLLERCAKLSDELGAGSMTGLPIIETKANDVSAYIPTNVISITDGQIFLQSDLFNANQRPAVDVGISVSRVGGDAQVKSIKKVSGTLKLELAQYRSLEAFAMFASDLDAASRRQLSRGARLTELLKQPQYSPYPVEEQVVSIWAGTNGKLDTIEVEDVLRFERELLDHLRRNSKVLETLRETNVLDDDTVAELTKQTDAFILEFQGGKGHAIGAPGHEEYAAAEDVNQEKIVKGRRA; this is translated from the coding sequence ATGGCAGAACTATCGATCAGCCCCGACGTCATCCGTGACGCGCTGAAGGACTTCGCCGCTGCGTACGTGCCCTCCGGGGCCGCGGCGACCGAGGTCGGCACCGTCATCGACGCGGCAGACGGCATCGCGCACGTCGAAGGACTGCCCGGTGTGATGGCGAACGAGCTCGTCACCTTCGGCGACGGCACCAAGGGTCTCGCGCTGAGCCTTGACGAGCACCAGATCGGCGTCGTCGTCCTCGGCGACTTCAAGGGCGTCGAGGCCGGCCAGAAGGTCACCCGCACCGGTGAGGTCCTCTCCGTGCCGGTCGGTGACGGCTACCTCGGCCGCGTTGTCGACCCGCTCGGCAACCCGATCGACGGCCTCGGCTCCATCGAGACCGAGGGCATTCGTGCGCTCGAGCTCCAGGCGCCCGGTGTGATGCAGCGCAAGTCCGTGCACGAGCCGATGCAGACCGGCATCAAGGCCATCGACGCCATGATCCCCGTCGGCCGCGGTCAGCGTCAGCTGATCATCGGCGACCGCCAGACCGGCAAGACGGCCATCGCGATCGACACGATCATCAACCAGAAGGACAACTGGGAGTCGGGCGACGTCAACAAGCAGGTCCGCTGCATCTACGTCGCGATCGGTCAGAAGGGCTCCACCATCGCTTCGGTGAAGGGTGCGCTCGAAGAGGCCGGCGCCCTGGAGTACACCACGATCGTGGCTGCTCCCGCATCAGACCCCGCCGGCTTCAAGTACCTCGCCCCCTACACGGGTTCGGCGATCGGTCAGCACTGGATGTACGGCGGCAAGCACGTCCTCATCATCTTCGACGACCTGTCGAAGCAGGCAGAGGCCTACCGCGCCGTTTCGCTGCTCCTGCGTCGTCCGCCGGGCCGCGAGGCTTACCCGGGTGACGTGTTCTACCTGCACTCCCGTCTGCTGGAGCGTTGCGCGAAGCTGTCCGACGAGCTCGGTGCGGGCTCGATGACGGGTCTCCCGATCATCGAGACCAAGGCGAACGACGTCTCGGCATACATCCCGACCAACGTGATCTCGATCACCGACGGCCAGATCTTCCTGCAGTCCGACCTCTTCAACGCCAACCAGCGTCCCGCGGTCGACGTGGGTATCTCGGTCTCGCGCGTCGGTGGTGACGCTCAGGTCAAGTCGATCAAGAAGGTCTCCGGAACGTTGAAGCTGGAGCTCGCGCAGTACCGCTCGCTCGAGGCCTTCGCGATGTTCGCCTCCGACCTCGATGCGGCTTCGCGTCGTCAGCTGTCGCGCGGTGCACGTCTGACCGAGCTTCTCAAGCAGCCGCAGTACTCGCCGTACCCGGTCGAGGAGCAGGTCGTCTCGATCTGGGCCGGAACCAACGGCAAGCTCGACACGATCGAGGTCGAAGACGTTCTGCGCTTCGAGCGCGAGCTGCTCGACCACCTGCGTCGCAACAGCAAGGTGCTCGAGACGCTGCGTGAGACCAACGTCCTGGACGACGACACGGTCGCGGAGCTCACGAAGCAGACGGATGCCTTCATCCTGGAGTTCCAGGGTGGCAAGGGACACGCCATCGGCGCCCCGGGTCACGAGGAGTATGCGGCTGCGGAGGACGTCAACCAGGAGAAGATCGTCAAGGGTCGTCGCGCGTAA